Proteins found in one archaeon genomic segment:
- a CDS encoding RDD family protein, protein MAFCASCGKELPMGALVCPNCGTPVPGAQASTTTTQTAPVSGIDALTKDSGAQDYWLRRFVAFVVDAIIVGIAVAIIGVFAFFALFFAGGFGFSFLVNGLFSFFFGILFVLYFAVFESSMGASIGKRLMGLTVKSKTGSKPGFGEAFVRNISKIYWVFLLLDVIVGLATSKGYQQKYTDHLMGTTVAKA, encoded by the coding sequence ATGGCCTTCTGTGCTAGCTGTGGAAAAGAGCTCCCAATGGGAGCGCTCGTCTGCCCGAACTGCGGCACCCCAGTCCCCGGCGCACAGGCCTCAACCACCACTACGCAGACTGCACCAGTCAGCGGCATCGACGCCCTGACCAAGGACAGCGGTGCTCAGGACTACTGGCTGCGCAGGTTCGTAGCCTTCGTCGTGGACGCGATCATAGTGGGCATCGCCGTGGCCATCATCGGCGTCTTCGCGTTCTTCGCTCTCTTCTTTGCGGGCGGCTTCGGCTTCAGCTTCCTAGTCAACGGGCTCTTCTCCTTCTTCTTCGGCATACTCTTCGTGCTCTACTTCGCGGTCTTCGAGTCCTCGATGGGCGCGAGCATCGGGAAGAGGCTCATGGGCCTGACCGTGAAGTCCAAGACCGGGTCAAAGCCCGGCTTCGGAGAGGCTTTCGTCAGGAACATCTCCAAGATCTACTGGGTCTTCCTGCTCCTCGACGTCATCGTCGGCCTTGCCACTTCGAAGGGCTACCAGCAGAAGTACACCGACCACCTGATGGGCACGACGGTCGCCAAGGCCTAG
- a CDS encoding tetratricopeptide repeat protein has product MSGGERRLAAIMFTDLVGYTRLAQADEKMALRLLDEHRALLRPVFASHGGTEVKTIGDGFLLEFRSALDAVECAVELQKKMTDRNSGGDPSGKLELRVGIHLGDVVHGAGDVHGDAVNVASRIEPLALPGGACITQQVYDSIRNKTSLDFTRMGEINLKNVELPVMVYRINMSWSAQSRAEGPAPRERLAVLPFVNISPDPNDEYFADGLTEELISKLAEISSLKVIARTSVMNYKKKEKKASEIGRELGVGSIIEGSVRKAGTKIRVTVQLIDANSEEHLWASNYDKEMDDIFAIQSDVASKVASSLKAGVFSGVRTKDTEDLEAYTQYIRGVQLVHEGSEEGLRAGLALLETAVARDPKFARAYASLGFAWGALASSGYEDFSKAKNAEEAAARALELDPNCAEAHSSMALAHSLMDRFPDAIAEAEAALRLNPSLAGAHTTLGIQYASAGDLEKSIGVFRKGYEIDPLSFAAGNMYSLTLRTAGHHQEAVAVLEQMRKFMPHTARIYVGLAECYMFVNDFAKAQEYLDQAAKINPNEPLMILGQGTLYAFTGRREEAEKTLARVNATPTESVRLFGELFINASLGRLDPAFKALDRMAVTHSWPFLLKTLPVFKELRADPRFSEFCAKIGLKP; this is encoded by the coding sequence TTGTCAGGCGGAGAAAGGCGGCTTGCTGCCATAATGTTCACAGACCTAGTGGGCTACACCCGCCTTGCCCAGGCTGACGAGAAGATGGCCCTCAGGCTCCTCGACGAGCACAGGGCCCTGCTCAGGCCGGTCTTCGCCTCTCACGGGGGCACGGAAGTCAAGACAATAGGGGACGGCTTCCTGCTCGAGTTCAGGAGCGCCCTGGACGCGGTCGAGTGCGCAGTCGAGCTTCAGAAGAAGATGACAGACCGCAACTCCGGCGGGGACCCCTCCGGGAAGCTCGAGCTGAGGGTCGGGATCCACCTGGGGGACGTAGTCCACGGCGCAGGGGACGTCCATGGGGACGCGGTCAACGTCGCTTCAAGGATCGAGCCGCTCGCGCTCCCGGGCGGAGCCTGCATCACCCAGCAGGTCTACGACAGCATCAGGAACAAGACCAGCCTCGACTTCACTAGGATGGGAGAGATTAACCTAAAGAACGTGGAACTTCCTGTGATGGTCTACAGGATCAACATGTCGTGGAGCGCTCAGTCAAGGGCCGAGGGCCCGGCCCCGAGGGAGAGGCTGGCCGTCCTGCCCTTCGTCAACATCAGCCCCGACCCCAACGACGAGTACTTCGCCGACGGCCTCACCGAGGAGCTCATCTCGAAGCTCGCTGAGATCAGCTCGCTCAAGGTGATAGCGAGGACCTCGGTCATGAACTACAAGAAGAAGGAGAAGAAGGCCTCGGAGATAGGCCGGGAGCTCGGAGTAGGTTCGATCATCGAGGGGAGCGTCCGTAAGGCGGGCACCAAGATCAGGGTCACGGTCCAGCTCATAGACGCCAACTCCGAAGAGCACCTCTGGGCCTCAAACTACGACAAGGAGATGGACGACATCTTCGCAATCCAGAGCGACGTCGCTTCCAAGGTGGCCAGCTCGCTCAAGGCAGGAGTCTTCTCGGGGGTGAGGACGAAGGACACCGAGGACCTCGAAGCCTACACCCAGTACATCAGGGGCGTCCAGCTGGTTCACGAAGGCTCCGAAGAAGGCCTCCGCGCCGGGCTCGCGTTACTTGAGACAGCGGTCGCGAGAGACCCCAAGTTCGCCAGGGCCTACGCCTCGCTCGGCTTTGCCTGGGGCGCTCTGGCAAGCTCAGGGTACGAAGACTTCTCGAAAGCCAAGAACGCGGAGGAGGCCGCGGCAAGGGCGCTCGAGCTGGACCCTAACTGCGCGGAGGCTCACAGCTCCATGGCCCTGGCCCACAGCCTGATGGACAGGTTCCCAGACGCCATCGCAGAGGCGGAGGCTGCGCTCCGCCTGAACCCGAGCCTCGCGGGCGCGCACACGACCCTCGGCATCCAATACGCTTCGGCCGGAGACCTGGAGAAGAGCATCGGAGTCTTCAGGAAGGGGTACGAGATCGACCCCCTTTCATTCGCCGCCGGGAACATGTATTCCCTCACCCTCCGAACGGCAGGGCATCATCAGGAGGCGGTGGCCGTCCTCGAGCAGATGAGGAAATTCATGCCCCACACGGCGAGGATCTACGTGGGCCTGGCCGAGTGCTACATGTTCGTCAACGACTTCGCAAAGGCGCAGGAGTACCTGGACCAGGCTGCGAAGATCAACCCAAACGAGCCTCTGATGATCCTGGGGCAGGGGACGCTCTACGCCTTCACTGGCAGGAGAGAAGAGGCAGAGAAGACCCTTGCGCGGGTCAACGCCACCCCGACGGAGTCTGTGAGGCTCTTTGGCGAACTCTTCATCAACGCCAGCCTTGGAAGGCTCGACCCCGCCTTCAAGGCCTTGGACAGGATGGCCGTGACCCACTCCTGGCCGTTCCTCCTGAAGACGCTCCCGGTCTTCAAGGAACTCAGGGCCGACCCAAGGTTCTCGGAATTCTGCGCCAAGATCGGGCTCAAGCCGTAG
- a CDS encoding amino acid permease, whose product MASLKRDLGLFDLTNIVVGAIIGSDIYIASALTANLVGPFSVVLWVIAGLMAIVLAMIFAYSAYYVPKVGGPFAYVSQTFNDFWGFLAGWSMWVAEVISLPVFAITFTNYLQYFVQLSVPEQLLVKALFLFGLTGVNIVGVKAAGKINDALTFIKLAPLLLLVVIGFGSFAVNPGFVSNFSPLAPNGFANVGTSLVLIFWAYVGFEMGTLPADEVKDPSRNIPRAILIGMAIVSLFYISTNFVIFGAVSSGTLATTAVPLVLVGATLLGAVGGSIMSVGALFSVSGSDESGILGTARLSYALSIDGLFPKAFARIHRKFGTPYVALLAQGTIAFVLSAFSGLSSLISFSVLNLAFSFLLVSISFLVMKKDAKGLRGQRVLPWLGIAICLFLLYSTSLQDKLVGSLVILAGIPLYAYFSPKVDMAELKGAFLSSPEVTRRYLERTDRFLAKLVKLARRALRSRA is encoded by the coding sequence ATGGCCTCGCTCAAGCGCGACCTGGGCCTCTTCGACCTGACCAACATCGTCGTCGGGGCGATCATCGGGTCTGACATCTACATCGCCTCGGCCCTCACCGCGAACCTCGTCGGGCCCTTCTCGGTGGTCCTCTGGGTCATCGCGGGTCTCATGGCGATAGTTCTTGCGATGATCTTCGCCTACTCCGCCTACTACGTCCCCAAGGTCGGCGGGCCCTTCGCCTACGTCTCCCAGACCTTCAATGACTTCTGGGGCTTCCTGGCCGGGTGGAGCATGTGGGTCGCCGAGGTCATCTCGCTTCCCGTCTTCGCCATCACCTTCACGAATTACTTGCAGTACTTCGTCCAGCTCTCGGTCCCCGAGCAGCTCCTCGTGAAGGCCCTCTTTCTCTTCGGGCTGACCGGAGTCAACATAGTCGGGGTCAAGGCTGCAGGGAAGATCAACGACGCCCTGACCTTCATCAAGCTCGCCCCGCTCCTCCTCCTCGTCGTCATCGGGTTCGGCTCCTTCGCGGTCAACCCTGGCTTCGTCTCGAACTTCTCCCCTCTCGCGCCCAACGGCTTTGCGAACGTCGGGACCTCCCTCGTGCTCATCTTCTGGGCCTATGTCGGCTTCGAGATGGGGACCCTCCCAGCGGACGAGGTCAAGGACCCGAGCAGGAACATACCGCGGGCGATACTGATCGGCATGGCCATCGTCTCGCTCTTCTACATCTCCACCAACTTCGTGATCTTCGGAGCCGTCAGCTCAGGGACCTTGGCAACCACGGCAGTGCCGTTAGTCCTTGTCGGGGCGACCCTGCTCGGAGCCGTGGGAGGGTCGATCATGAGCGTCGGCGCCCTCTTCTCAGTCTCCGGCTCGGACGAGTCGGGCATCCTGGGGACTGCCAGGCTCTCCTACGCCCTCTCCATCGACGGGCTATTCCCCAAGGCCTTCGCAAGGATCCATAGGAAGTTCGGGACGCCGTACGTTGCCCTCTTGGCCCAGGGGACCATCGCCTTCGTCCTCTCTGCATTCTCCGGGCTCTCCAGCCTCATCTCCTTCTCGGTCCTTAACCTTGCCTTCTCTTTCCTGTTGGTCTCCATCTCATTCCTCGTGATGAAGAAGGACGCCAAGGGCCTCCGCGGGCAGAGGGTCCTCCCCTGGCTGGGCATCGCCATCTGCCTCTTCCTGCTCTACTCGACCTCCCTGCAGGACAAGCTGGTGGGGTCGCTGGTCATCCTCGCGGGCATTCCCCTCTACGCTTACTTCTCGCCCAAGGTCGACATGGCGGAGCTCAAGGGGGCCTTCCTGTCCTCGCCTGAGGTCACCCGGCGGTATCTGGAAAGGACCGACCGGTTCCTGGCCAAGCTGGTCAAACTCGCACGGCGGGCCCTTCGGAGCCGGGCCTGA
- a CDS encoding GNAT family N-acetyltransferase, giving the protein MSVVEGKITVRELEPEMADDYLAFFDEVYDHDKWLRYEENQGWGGCYCTFYDDVRSEDEVKASKDKRGENREARRKTIQDGRASGLLAYVDGKAVGWCNVRSRGGFANLRHLALAVNTGEDVGAITCFLVLQGYRGQGIAKRLLESACELVRGWGMSVVEAYPRRPDLPLNEHEIPGENLSFKGSLSMYEKAGFEVHKKLERLYVVRKRL; this is encoded by the coding sequence GTGAGCGTCGTGGAGGGCAAGATCACGGTAAGAGAGCTCGAACCCGAGATGGCGGACGACTACCTTGCATTCTTCGACGAGGTCTACGACCATGACAAGTGGCTCCGATACGAAGAGAACCAGGGTTGGGGAGGATGCTACTGCACCTTCTACGACGATGTGCGGAGCGAGGACGAGGTCAAAGCCTCCAAGGACAAGAGAGGCGAGAACCGGGAAGCGAGGAGGAAGACGATTCAGGACGGGCGCGCAAGCGGTCTGTTGGCCTACGTCGACGGAAAGGCCGTGGGATGGTGCAACGTCAGGTCGAGGGGCGGCTTCGCGAACCTCAGACACCTGGCTCTGGCAGTGAACACGGGCGAAGACGTAGGGGCGATCACCTGTTTCCTGGTGTTGCAGGGATACAGAGGGCAGGGCATCGCGAAGAGGCTGCTCGAGTCTGCGTGCGAACTGGTACGCGGATGGGGGATGTCAGTGGTGGAGGCCTATCCCCGGAGGCCAGACCTTCCGCTGAACGAACATGAGATACCGGGTGAGAACCTCAGCTTCAAGGGCTCGCTGAGCATGTACGAGAAAGCGGGCTTCGAGGTGCACAAGAAGCTGGAAAGGCTCTACGTGGTCAGGAAGAGACTCTGA
- the coaBC gene encoding bifunctional phosphopantothenoylcysteine decarboxylase/phosphopantothenate--cysteine ligase CoaBC → MGEMGSLKEGDPLKDITSSKGKELKGRKVLLCVTGSVASIEVPSLARELMRHGAEVHAVMSEAAEKLVRPETLEWATGNPVVRRLTGATEHVRLAGEWKGRADLVLVAPCTANTISKVALGIDDTPVTTIASMALGGGIPLVVAPAAHEPMYRNPAVQANIRSLEQRGVAFVGPVHLEGKAKMAAVEEIVEEAVKVFTEQDLRGLRILVTGGPTVEFIDPVRVITNMSSGKMGLALAADAARRGAEVVYVYGGELEAPSRVDSVKVRTTEEMSAAVMKALGSSKFDAYISAAAPSDFAPVTRARKKIPTAGGRFELALKPTPKIVEVVRKKWPKIFMVAFKAETAGSDKELERTAQNFRKKLRAGLVIANNVSGGRGFGADENSVLILGKGKAIRVEGRPKVEVARRVLDVVATQLAR, encoded by the coding sequence ATGGGAGAGATGGGCTCGCTCAAGGAGGGTGACCCTCTGAAGGACATCACCTCGTCGAAGGGGAAGGAGCTGAAGGGCCGGAAGGTCCTCCTCTGCGTCACCGGGAGCGTGGCGTCGATCGAAGTGCCTTCGCTGGCAAGAGAGCTGATGCGCCACGGGGCTGAGGTCCACGCGGTCATGTCGGAGGCGGCGGAGAAGCTCGTCCGGCCGGAGACCCTTGAGTGGGCCACTGGGAATCCCGTGGTGAGAAGGCTGACCGGAGCGACCGAGCATGTGAGGCTGGCAGGAGAGTGGAAGGGAAGGGCCGACCTCGTCCTGGTCGCGCCGTGCACAGCCAACACGATCTCGAAGGTCGCGCTCGGGATAGACGACACGCCGGTGACCACGATCGCGTCGATGGCGCTCGGGGGAGGGATCCCCCTGGTAGTCGCGCCTGCAGCGCACGAGCCGATGTACAGGAACCCGGCGGTCCAGGCGAACATCAGGAGCCTTGAGCAGAGGGGCGTCGCATTCGTCGGCCCCGTCCACCTCGAGGGGAAGGCCAAGATGGCCGCGGTGGAGGAGATCGTCGAGGAGGCTGTGAAAGTCTTCACCGAGCAGGACCTCAGGGGTCTCAGGATCCTAGTGACGGGAGGCCCGACGGTGGAGTTCATCGACCCTGTGAGGGTGATCACTAACATGAGTTCCGGGAAGATGGGCCTGGCGCTGGCTGCGGACGCAGCAAGGAGAGGCGCGGAGGTGGTCTATGTTTACGGGGGTGAATTGGAGGCTCCTTCGAGAGTCGACTCTGTCAAAGTCAGGACGACCGAAGAGATGTCGGCGGCGGTCATGAAAGCCCTGGGCTCGTCGAAATTCGACGCGTACATCTCGGCTGCAGCCCCGTCCGACTTCGCGCCGGTCACGAGGGCCAGGAAGAAGATACCGACGGCCGGAGGAAGGTTCGAGCTGGCTCTCAAGCCGACCCCGAAGATAGTCGAGGTGGTCAGGAAGAAGTGGCCGAAGATCTTCATGGTGGCTTTCAAGGCTGAGACCGCCGGTTCGGACAAGGAGCTGGAGAGGACGGCTCAGAACTTCAGGAAGAAGCTCCGGGCTGGCCTGGTAATAGCGAACAATGTGAGCGGAGGGAGGGGATTCGGCGCCGACGAAAACAGCGTCCTGATCCTCGGGAAGGGTAAGGCGATCCGAGTTGAGGGGCGGCCCAAGGTCGAGGTCGCGAGGAGGGTCCTCGACGTGGTCGCGACGCAGCTGGCCCGCTGA
- the hflX gene encoding GTPase HflX — translation MTKTSSGEKAIIVTYPDEFAKKEIIDLAKAAGYVVDAVMTQKQVIKSEYGVGVGKAQELEQMVIENGSKAIIVDETLTSSQANKLGATTKVEIVDRERLILNIFARRAITTEAKLQVQLAELRYMMPRARDMVRNSTRGEQAGFMGMGEYAVDVKFRDLKRQMGFVKEKLERSRTARVLHTTERRKLGLPFVSLAGYTSSGKTTLFNRLASESKEESPKLFTTLATTTRAITFPNSDRRIMLSDTVGFISRLPTYLVESFKSTLDELTYADLVLLMVDVSEPIDSVDLKLNSCRQTLAELGVDPLKVLLILNKVDLLPDHGSNKIELDPLFKDFQTVKISATRGDGLRQLRNKILDMTRPPSRKRLPAA, via the coding sequence TTGACCAAGACCAGCTCGGGCGAAAAGGCGATCATAGTCACCTACCCTGACGAGTTCGCGAAGAAGGAGATCATCGACCTGGCCAAGGCCGCCGGCTACGTCGTGGACGCCGTGATGACGCAGAAACAGGTGATAAAGTCCGAGTACGGCGTGGGCGTCGGCAAGGCCCAGGAGCTCGAGCAGATGGTCATCGAGAACGGGTCCAAGGCGATCATAGTCGACGAGACCCTCACTTCGTCCCAGGCCAACAAGCTCGGGGCGACCACCAAGGTGGAGATCGTGGACAGGGAGAGGCTGATTCTGAACATCTTCGCGAGGAGGGCCATCACCACCGAGGCGAAGCTCCAAGTCCAGCTCGCAGAGCTCCGCTACATGATGCCCAGAGCAAGGGACATGGTCAGGAACTCCACCCGCGGCGAGCAGGCAGGGTTCATGGGCATGGGCGAGTACGCGGTCGACGTCAAGTTCAGGGACCTCAAGCGCCAGATGGGCTTCGTCAAGGAGAAGCTCGAAAGGAGCAGGACCGCCCGGGTCCTCCACACGACCGAGAGGCGCAAGCTGGGCCTCCCCTTCGTCTCCCTCGCCGGCTATACCAGCAGCGGGAAGACCACGCTCTTCAACCGTCTGGCCTCAGAGTCGAAGGAGGAGTCGCCGAAGCTCTTCACCACCCTCGCCACCACCACCCGGGCCATAACCTTCCCCAACTCCGACAGGAGGATCATGCTCTCGGACACTGTGGGATTCATCTCCCGCCTCCCGACATACCTCGTCGAGTCGTTCAAGTCGACCCTGGACGAGCTCACCTACGCAGACCTGGTCCTGCTGATGGTCGATGTGAGTGAGCCGATCGACTCGGTGGACCTCAAGCTCAACAGCTGCAGGCAGACCCTCGCCGAGTTGGGGGTGGACCCGCTGAAGGTCCTGCTCATCCTGAACAAGGTCGACCTCCTCCCCGACCACGGCTCGAACAAGATAGAACTGGACCCCCTCTTCAAGGACTTCCAGACCGTCAAGATCTCGGCGACGAGGGGCGACGGCCTGCGCCAGCTCAGGAACAAGATCCTCGACATGACCAGGCCCCCCTCGAGGAAACGGCTCCCGGCAGCCTGA
- a CDS encoding DNA-processing protein DprA: protein MERAMGPAISTWAPIALLGRPLNDIEQRNAPSKLYTAGTMRIPLPRPRVAIVGSRQATAESLADAGDIARVLTREGVVIVSGLAKGIDTAAHRFTIESGGKTIAVLGTPLDRTYPAENRELQAEIIKRHLAVSQYKVGSEVFPSNFVRRNRTMALIADASVIVQAGEDSGSISQGYEALRLGRPLFIWKRLFDSSFTWPKEMAKFGAMKLSDPKELLEHLPSKHSILQIPA, encoded by the coding sequence ATGGAGAGAGCGATGGGGCCGGCAATCTCCACATGGGCGCCCATAGCACTTCTTGGCCGTCCTCTGAACGACATTGAACAGAGGAACGCCCCAAGCAAGCTCTACACTGCGGGCACCATGAGGATTCCCCTTCCGCGTCCGAGAGTCGCAATTGTCGGTTCAAGGCAGGCGACAGCCGAGAGCTTAGCGGACGCTGGAGATATTGCAAGGGTCCTGACGAGGGAAGGAGTCGTGATTGTCAGCGGTCTCGCCAAAGGAATCGACACGGCCGCGCACAGGTTCACTATAGAATCGGGGGGCAAAACAATCGCAGTCTTGGGGACGCCGCTCGACAGGACCTATCCTGCCGAGAATAGGGAACTCCAGGCGGAGATTATCAAACGTCATCTCGCAGTCTCCCAATACAAGGTCGGCTCGGAAGTCTTTCCGTCAAACTTCGTCCGCAGGAACCGGACGATGGCCCTAATCGCGGACGCTTCGGTCATAGTCCAAGCTGGGGAGGACAGCGGTTCTATCTCTCAAGGATATGAGGCCCTGAGACTCGGAAGGCCGCTCTTCATATGGAAAAGGCTCTTCGATTCGTCGTTCACCTGGCCGAAGGAGATGGCGAAGTTCGGGGCGATGAAACTCAGCGACCCGAAGGAACTTCTGGAACATCTTCCGTCAAAGCATAGCATCCTTCAGATCCCTGCTTGA
- a CDS encoding nucleotidyltransferase, with product MLRVDLRQEASRITRELGKVVFVGALAINHYARFRGTRDIDLVAVNLPDEGKLSGLGYRRIEGSRNSWYTPRGVKADFYTKDLGGIPAGWIVKTSVSVKVGRKVIQVISLEGLIVSKLRAGRPQDIADLRQLVASRGRTIRWDVIAQIGDGLEVTELKRLAEALAS from the coding sequence TTGCTCAGGGTAGATCTCAGACAGGAAGCATCTAGGATAACCAGAGAGCTCGGCAAGGTGGTCTTCGTAGGTGCCCTGGCCATCAATCACTACGCCAGATTCCGCGGGACAAGAGACATCGACCTTGTCGCGGTGAACCTCCCAGACGAAGGGAAACTGTCGGGGCTTGGGTACCGGAGAATCGAGGGCTCCCGCAACTCCTGGTACACTCCAAGAGGAGTCAAGGCCGACTTCTACACAAAGGACCTTGGCGGGATACCGGCAGGCTGGATTGTGAAGACATCGGTCTCGGTCAAGGTGGGAAGGAAGGTAATCCAGGTGATCTCGCTAGAAGGCCTGATCGTCTCCAAGCTCCGGGCCGGAAGGCCTCAAGACATCGCAGATCTCAGACAGCTAGTAGCCAGCCGCGGTCGGACCATCAGGTGGGATGTAATCGCCCAAATCGGGGATGGCTTGGAAGTGACGGAATTGAAACGACTGGCCGAGGCTCTGGCCTCCTGA
- a CDS encoding GNAT family N-acetyltransferase translates to MPYETKELSQRTLKDFEKLAVQQGSCWCIYYQRARPATRGMTPDERRERNVRDKRKLVKEDRAHAAIVYDGSKPVGWCQYGVADELPRIDAMRNYKKLGPPQGPERLWRITCFFVDKDHRGMGVAKAGLRSALESIKKKGGGVVEAYPVVSKKMLAVPEWKWFGTTGMFEHEGFEEVSPLGTSLMLMRKKVKG, encoded by the coding sequence GTGCCCTACGAGACCAAGGAGCTCAGCCAGAGGACCCTGAAGGACTTTGAGAAGCTGGCCGTCCAGCAGGGGAGCTGCTGGTGCATCTACTATCAAAGAGCAAGGCCTGCTACGAGGGGGATGACCCCGGATGAGAGGAGGGAAAGGAACGTCCGGGACAAGAGGAAGCTGGTCAAGGAGGACAGGGCCCACGCGGCCATCGTCTACGACGGCTCCAAGCCGGTGGGGTGGTGCCAGTACGGGGTGGCCGATGAGCTGCCGAGGATCGACGCGATGAGGAACTACAAGAAGCTAGGGCCGCCGCAAGGGCCGGAGAGGCTCTGGAGGATAACGTGCTTCTTCGTGGACAAGGACCACAGGGGGATGGGAGTGGCCAAGGCCGGGCTCCGTTCGGCCCTGGAATCGATCAAGAAGAAGGGCGGAGGGGTCGTGGAGGCCTACCCGGTCGTCTCCAAGAAGATGCTGGCAGTGCCGGAGTGGAAGTGGTTCGGCACGACCGGGATGTTCGAGCACGAAGGGTTCGAGGAGGTCTCTCCCCTGGGGACGAGCCTGATGCTCATGAGGAAGAAAGTGAAGGGGTGA
- a CDS encoding phosphoribosyltransferase → MKFSDFLSNGNVILTYGALWSYSPWGPSPTEKRSRDYRYYLKNEQTVKYGDKEMFMSEVVPQAILESKATLPFMPLFEGNPVLVPVTRSSLFQPNSLWVGLKVATAMHKVGLGSSVSTSLVRTHAVGTKASAEEHYDSQKVEQKLLTDPENILLVDDFVTRGATMIASALKLWESYPKANIAGFAPIRTVSHSPDFKKIDDPILSTITLYRSGKCHRES, encoded by the coding sequence TTGAAGTTCTCGGACTTTCTTTCTAACGGAAACGTGATACTCACTTATGGTGCCCTCTGGTCATACTCTCCGTGGGGACCGAGCCCCACCGAAAAGCGTTCCAGAGACTATCGATACTATCTCAAGAATGAACAGACTGTCAAATATGGAGACAAAGAAATGTTCATGTCGGAAGTGGTTCCTCAAGCGATCCTGGAGTCCAAGGCTACCCTTCCATTCATGCCTCTATTCGAGGGCAATCCAGTTCTGGTGCCCGTTACCCGAAGCTCGCTCTTCCAGCCTAACTCTCTCTGGGTGGGACTCAAAGTAGCGACAGCGATGCACAAGGTCGGCTTGGGGTCGTCCGTCTCCACTTCTCTAGTCAGAACTCACGCGGTCGGAACCAAGGCTTCAGCTGAAGAGCATTACGACTCCCAGAAGGTCGAGCAGAAACTCCTGACTGACCCCGAAAACATCCTTCTGGTAGATGACTTCGTTACAAGAGGCGCTACGATGATTGCCTCTGCGTTGAAGCTTTGGGAATCATATCCAAAGGCCAACATAGCAGGCTTCGCCCCCATCAGGACGGTGAGTCACTCTCCAGACTTCAAGAAAATAGACGACCCCATTCTAAGCACGATCACACTTTATCGTTCGGGTAAATGCCATCGGGAATCATGA
- a CDS encoding carbon-nitrogen hydrolase family protein, which yields MKVAAVQLGLYPKNTEKALDSAEALVRAAAKRGARLVCLPEHWLLSRVIEEDDPINTRFESLAKELGVYLNLGANFQKRGKRVFMASPTISPRGRILATQDKVHLYRREKKAASPGEGLHLFKVDGYTVGVLVCHDLVFPEPARTATLLGAELLVVPSLIEATGGEPWLAYLRARALENRIPIVSANAYAPPRFLGMTFIVDQKYDKKKHIMLLDEKKAGPGAGLLMADIDPKSASRPRAERLRELKESRAVKGLYEAARVTGRA from the coding sequence ATGAAGGTCGCCGCTGTCCAGCTGGGCCTCTACCCAAAGAACACCGAGAAGGCGCTTGACTCCGCCGAGGCTCTGGTCAGGGCTGCTGCGAAGAGGGGCGCAAGGCTCGTCTGCCTCCCCGAGCACTGGCTCCTGTCGAGGGTCATTGAAGAGGACGACCCGATCAACACTCGCTTCGAGTCGCTGGCGAAGGAGCTCGGGGTCTACCTGAACCTGGGCGCGAACTTCCAGAAGCGCGGGAAGAGAGTCTTCATGGCCAGCCCCACGATCTCTCCACGCGGGCGGATACTGGCGACGCAGGACAAGGTCCACCTCTATCGCAGGGAGAAGAAGGCAGCCTCTCCAGGAGAAGGGCTCCACTTGTTCAAGGTCGACGGGTACACCGTAGGGGTCCTCGTCTGCCACGACCTCGTCTTCCCCGAGCCGGCACGCACCGCCACTCTGTTGGGCGCCGAACTCCTCGTCGTGCCTTCCCTGATCGAGGCGACGGGAGGAGAGCCGTGGCTTGCATACCTCCGAGCCCGTGCTCTGGAGAACCGAATCCCCATCGTCTCCGCGAACGCCTACGCGCCACCGAGGTTCCTCGGGATGACCTTCATCGTCGACCAGAAGTACGACAAGAAGAAGCACATCATGCTCCTTGACGAGAAGAAGGCAGGGCCAGGAGCAGGCCTGCTCATGGCCGACATAGACCCGAAGAGCGCGTCCCGGCCCAGAGCTGAGAGGCTAAGAGAACTGAAGGAGTCTCGGGCCGTAAAGGGCCTCTACGAGGCCGCGCGCGTCACGGGGCGCGCCTGA